From Myxococcus stipitatus, one genomic window encodes:
- a CDS encoding class I SAM-dependent methyltransferase, producing the protein MCFGLVSMTAGACRSERTEAPVPEPVRAGSPTPASAPSAPIHGVGGVEGQSPAYDASRQPAKFIAALGLTAGQRVADVGAGLGYFVPRLAEAVGPTGQVVATDVDDEALQQLRARMLGRKNVTVRKVAPDDPGLEANTYDLILLSEVDHFFEDRVTYLNRLRPALTPGGRIAVSHLRALRQPLVEAATAAGYAIVSEYPELPAHYLLFLQPTVSR; encoded by the coding sequence ATGTGTTTCGGACTCGTCTCGATGACGGCTGGCGCGTGCCGCTCCGAGCGCACGGAGGCGCCTGTCCCCGAGCCCGTCCGCGCCGGGTCCCCGACTCCCGCGTCGGCGCCGAGCGCGCCCATCCACGGCGTCGGCGGCGTGGAAGGCCAGAGCCCCGCGTACGACGCTTCCCGCCAGCCGGCGAAGTTCATCGCCGCCCTGGGGCTCACGGCGGGCCAGCGCGTCGCGGACGTGGGCGCGGGCCTGGGCTACTTCGTGCCGCGACTCGCGGAGGCCGTGGGCCCCACGGGGCAGGTCGTCGCCACCGACGTCGACGACGAGGCGCTCCAGCAGCTGCGAGCGCGGATGCTCGGGCGCAAGAACGTCACGGTGCGCAAGGTCGCCCCGGACGACCCGGGCCTCGAGGCGAACACGTACGACCTCATCCTGCTGTCGGAGGTGGACCACTTCTTCGAGGACCGCGTCACCTATCTCAACCGGCTGCGCCCCGCCCTCACGCCGGGAGGACGCATCGCGGTGTCTCACCTGCGGGCCCTCCGCCAACCCCTCGTCGAGGCCGCCACGGCCGCGGGCTATGCCATCGTCTCCGAGTACCCCGAGCTGCCCGCCCACTACCTGCTCTTCCTCCAGCCCACCGTGAGCCGCTGA